AGCCGTGGGCTCAGCCAGCAGCCTTCGCCGTGAACAGATCCTCCTGGGCCGGCATCCGCTTGAAGACGGCCTGGATGATCTCGGCGGGCACGTCGAACACCACCTTTGCGCCCTCAGCACCGACGGCATCCTGCGCGAGGCAATCTGCCATCTTGTCGTCGGCGGCGGTGAAGCCAGCCTGGCGGTTGAACTCCCACTCGTCCTCGAGCACCTGCCAGCCCTGGTCGTGAATCGTCTCCCGGCTCACTTCGTCGCCGCACATCGCGCCGTAGAAACCGCGAATATCATCCAGGCTCGGCTGGAGGAACTGGCAGAAACCGGACGAATCGCAGACCGCGTTGACGATCTGCACCTTCTGGCTCTCCCACGCAAATTGGTCCGGCGTCAGGCCCGGGTTCACGATCAGGCCAGCCGTGTGGTCGCCCCCCATCGCGCTCGTGCAGTAGGAAACACCGGTGGCCTTGAGCGGACGCGGATCCCAGGCCGGAATCGCCTGGCCCCTGGCCTCGGGCACACGATGATGGCCCGTGAACTTCCCGACCGCGACAGCGCCGTTGCCCACGGCGTTGCCACGCTCGGTGCCTTCGGGGATCTCGGCGATCAGTTTGCGCATCTCATCCGCATCGCCCCACTCCATCTGGCCCGCGTCCATCAGGATGGCGATCGCGGCACCGGTCTCGATGGTGTCGAGGCCGACCTCGTCGCAGAGCCGGTCCATGTCCGCGACGTCTTCCCAACTCGCCACGGCGCAATTTGCGCCGAGCAGCGTGAGCGTCTCGAACTCGAGGGCCGATGTCTTGTACTCGCCCTGGGCGTCGTTGACGATGTTCGAGCACTTCACGATGCAACCGGTCATGCAGTTGTGCATCTTGCCACCGCGCGTCTCGAAGCTCTCGACGATACGTGCACCGTCGAGGGTCTGCGCGTCGGGGGATTGTCCTTCGACGCGATTCTTGTACGGGAAGGTGTGCAGCATGTTCGCGACCGGCACGATGGAGCTCGTACCCGTCTTGAACATCTGCGGACCCTCGAGAAAACCCTTCGAATACTCCTTGCAGAGGGCACCGAAAGCCTTGCGATCGCCCGGCTGGCGGAGGGAAGCCTTGCCGGGATCCACCGCGACGAATTTCAAGCCCTTCGAGCCCATCACCGCACCCAGACCGCCGCGCGCGGCATGGCGTGCCGGATAGCGGTTGTCCTGGTCCGTGGTTGCCACGGAGGCTCCTGTCAGGCGCGCCTCGCCAGCCGGTCCGCAGGTGATGAACGAGGTCGTCGTCGGATACTGGCCGTGGAGATCCTCGCAGAGGGCGTAGTTCCATTTGCCCTTGTGGTCGTCAGCGGCGACGACGGTCACGCCATCTCCGTTGACTTCGAGGGCGTAGCGCTTCTCCGCGTCGGCAGGCTGGCCCTTCACGATGATGCCGCGGTAGCCGAGCTTCATCAGGTGCTGGCCGGGCTGGCCTCCAGTGTTCGCCTCCTTGATGCCGCCGGTCAGCGGGCTCTTGCCGCCGATCGAGATACGCCCTGACGTCGGTGCCGCGGTGCCGCCGAGCACACCCGGCGCCATCACCAACACGTTGTCAGGCCCGAGAGGATCGCAGTTGGGATCGCATTCCTTGAGGAGGATTTTCGCGGAGAGACCGCGGCCTCCGAGCAAGTTCCACTCTTCGGGGAAGTCACGGATGTCGATGGACTGGTCGGTCATGTCTACGTAGATCAGCTTGTCGCCGGTGGGGCCACTCATGAAAGGTCTCCTCGAATCGTCCTGGTTGAGATGGAAAAATGTGTACGGGACGCGCTTCTCAGCCGCCCGCGATGGCGGCGAGAACCTCGACCTCGTCGTCAGGCGAGACCGGCGTTCGCAGCGCATCTTCTGCGCCGAGTTGTTCGCGGTTGACGAACAGCTTCACGAACCGTTGAACGGCGCCGTCTTCATCCACCACGAGCGCCAAGAAGCCCGGAAATTTGTGCTCGACCGCCTCGAGACACTCGGCGACGTTCGCGCCGGTCACATCGACCTCGGTCGCCCCCTGGGTGGAGCCGCGGTACGGAGGCGGAATGACGACCTTGGGCATCGGACTCCTCGGGGCCTGGCGCAGATCTGCACCGATGCGGCCCGGGGTGAAGTGGAGGGCGATCATAGCGTTCCTGATCGGGCCCGGGGCGGACCTGGACCGCTTTGCCCCTTGCCAACGGGTAGACTGAGACGATGGCTCGACCCGTGCTGCGTTGTCTGTTGGCAGTCTTCTTTCTGTGCCTTTCGGTGGGTGCCCTGGCCGATGGCCATCCTCGGCGGGCCGCTCTCATCCGGCCGCTGCAGGTGCGATTGGCCCAGGCCGATCTGGTCATCGTGGCCGAAGTCGTAGGGCTATCCGATGGCCGGATCGACGTAGCCGGGGTGAGGCCACTCTCGGGAGCCGCGCCCGACCGGTTCCAGATCAAGCGCCGCCGATCGAGCCCCCCGCCCCTGGCGGTCGACGACCGGGCACTTCTCCTCCTTCGTGGCGCCCGAGCCCCCTACGTGTTGGTGGACGAACCGGCGGAGACGGTTCGGCTGGTGGATGCCAGGGGGGAGAAGGCCTGGAGCGAAGCCGTCCAGGCGGTGCTGGCCCACCCGGACGATCCCTCGGCCCTGGCCGCCCGCATGCTCGGCTGGATCGACCGGGGACCTGCGGCCTTGCGCGACACAGCCCTCGTTTCACTGGGCCCGCTGTTGGAGGCATCGGAGAGCCTTCGAAAGGAGGTTGCCCTGGAACGCGCGGACGCGGCGGCCCGGTCGGACCTCCCGCGGGAGGCGCGAGCGATCTCGGCCCAACTCGCAGCGGGAAGCGAGCAAGGGCAGGATCGGTTGGTCGCTGAACTCGCCCGTGCGGAAGAGCTGGAAGCCACCTCCCTGGCGATGGCGCTGCGTTTCGCCAGCCTGCGCAACCACACCGATCTGGCCTCCCTGTACCACCGCGCCCTCCGTTCGGAGCATCCCGAGCTGCGCCGGATTGCCGCCCAGGATCCCAACCCCGCCCGGCGCCTCGGCGAATCCGCCACGAGTGCACTCACCCGGATCGCAGCCGACGACCCCGACGAGCTCGTGCAGAAGGCCGCCCGCAAGACGCTCAATCGCCTCCGGCACTGACCCAGCCGCGGACGCTCCTCTAGTGCACCCCCCGGGGGATAGAGGTGCGGCTGTGTTCTCGAGGGGTAGCTAGACTTCCGGGTCGTCGGGCCCCGCGGACGCGGCCTGAGAATGGGTGGGAGCGGAGGCTGAGTGGCCAGCCGATTCATCATCTGTGATGGCGCCGAGTTGGCTCGCCTTTGGGCGAGGATCGGCGCGAGCGAAGCCGAGGAGCTTTTCTGGCTGCCTCGGGACGATGAGTCGCGCGCGCGCCCCCAGGGTTTTCGCGCCCTTCAGGGTGGATTGACCGCGGAAGCAATCTCCAAGCTCGAACCGAAG
This region of bacterium genomic DNA includes:
- a CDS encoding aldehyde ferredoxin oxidoreductase; the protein is MSGPTGDKLIYVDMTDQSIDIRDFPEEWNLLGGRGLSAKILLKECDPNCDPLGPDNVLVMAPGVLGGTAAPTSGRISIGGKSPLTGGIKEANTGGQPGQHLMKLGYRGIIVKGQPADAEKRYALEVNGDGVTVVAADDHKGKWNYALCEDLHGQYPTTTSFITCGPAGEARLTGASVATTDQDNRYPARHAARGGLGAVMGSKGLKFVAVDPGKASLRQPGDRKAFGALCKEYSKGFLEGPQMFKTGTSSIVPVANMLHTFPYKNRVEGQSPDAQTLDGARIVESFETRGGKMHNCMTGCIVKCSNIVNDAQGEYKTSALEFETLTLLGANCAVASWEDVADMDRLCDEVGLDTIETGAAIAILMDAGQMEWGDADEMRKLIAEIPEGTERGNAVGNGAVAVGKFTGHHRVPEARGQAIPAWDPRPLKATGVSYCTSAMGGDHTAGLIVNPGLTPDQFAWESQKVQIVNAVCDSSGFCQFLQPSLDDIRGFYGAMCGDEVSRETIHDQGWQVLEDEWEFNRQAGFTAADDKMADCLAQDAVGAEGAKVVFDVPAEIIQAVFKRMPAQEDLFTAKAAG
- a CDS encoding MoaD/ThiS family protein encodes the protein MIALHFTPGRIGADLRQAPRSPMPKVVIPPPYRGSTQGATEVDVTGANVAECLEAVEHKFPGFLALVVDEDGAVQRFVKLFVNREQLGAEDALRTPVSPDDEVEVLAAIAGG